GGCACGAACACATCCAGCGCACCGCCTGCGCCGTCGCCCGGTTCAGCATCCGCCGGCGCTTCCTGCACCACAGGCGGCGCAACACGGCGGGCAAACGCCGACAGGCCCGGTACGTTCACGGCGCCGTCGAACACATGGATCGCTGCGCCCTCGAACGAGGCGCCCACCGGCTCTACGCGCCCGCCCAAGCAATCGCCCAAGAAGTGCTCAAGCACGGCCAGATACGAGAGCCGGTTTTGCTGGCGCACCAGATCGCGGCCCTCTTCGGGGAATGACAAATAGGTCAGTGCGCCACGCGGACGGATCGCGAGCGCAAGCTGATCGCTTTCCGCACGCGGCGTCCGCGGATCGCGCGCGCCGAGCGCCAGCAGGAACGGCGTGCGAATTTGCGTGGCGCGGAAATACGGCGAGCGATCGCGCAAGAGCTGGCGCCCCTCTGGCGTACGTGGATCGCCAATGCGCGCGTACAATTCGTCACGCGCGGACGCTGGCGCACGATCCAGCAGCGACAGCAAATTCGGTTGCGCGCCATAGCTTGCGCCGCAACGGAACTGATCTGGCGCGCCCGCAAGACCTGAGAGCGCCGTGTAGCCGCCAAAGCCCGCACCAACGATTGCCACGCGATCTGGCTGCGCCACGCCGTTTGCGACCGCCCATTGCACAGCGTCGAGCAAGTCTTCCTGCATCCGCCCGCCCCATTCGCGATTGCCCGCATTGAGGAAGGCTTTGCCAAAGCCATTGGAGCCGCGGAAGTTCACGCTCAGCACCGCATAGCCGCGATTGGCGAGCCATTGGTGCAGCGCATTGAAGCCATAGGAATCGCGCGACCACGGCCCATCATGCACCGCCACCACAAGCGGCTGCGGCTCTTCCGGGCGCGCATCGCCATTGGCGTCCGAGCCAATCGGCAAGGTGAGATAAGATACGAGCGTCAAACCATCGCGCGCTTCGATCTCGACCGGCGTCATCGGTTGCAGCGGCGCCTGATCGAGCGCGGGCCGATGCCGGAAGAGCAAAGTCAGTCGGCGCCCGTTGCGATCGTAGAGATGCGAGCGCGCCGCTATCGCCGGGCCTTCTTCAACGACAATCCAGCGTCCATTGTCGGCGCTGCGCGAAACGATCGAAAAATCGCCGGCAAGATTGCGGTCGAGAAATTCGATGTCCGCTTGCGTCTCGGGATTGAGCGA
This is a stretch of genomic DNA from Vitreimonas flagellata. It encodes these proteins:
- a CDS encoding S9 family peptidase, whose protein sequence is MGLAFAVAACGRDGVRAPTPEIAQPSISRADLFGDPVRTGGQLSPRGDMVAFLAPRDGVMNLWVLSVDAMDQARPVTDDRVRGIRSFAWAADGATLLYLQDERGDENFQLYSVDVAGGAPRALTQAGARAEILGVSANDPGGVVIALNQRNAVWADVVRVDVRSGERSVLLRNTGPRGFARFVLDRENRVRLGVRPLEDGSAELVRFDERGRATALFPIPLEDTMSAIPIAFEADGRNFLMLDSTGRDRTALVRVDAETGVKTVIGESARADVVDVWLNPANNAAEAFATEYLRREWRSLNPETQADIEFLDRNLAGDFSIVSRSADNGRWIVVEEGPAIAARSHLYDRNGRRLTLLFRHRPALDQAPLQPMTPVEIEARDGLTLVSYLTLPIGSDANGDARPEEPQPLVVAVHDGPWSRDSYGFNALHQWLANRGYAVLSVNFRGSNGFGKAFLNAGNREWGGRMQEDLLDAVQWAVANGVAQPDRVAIVGAGFGGYTALSGLAGAPDQFRCGASYGAQPNLLSLLDRAPASARDELYARIGDPRTPEGRQLLRDRSPYFRATQIRTPFLLALGARDPRTPRAESDQLALAIRPRGALTYLSFPEEGRDLVRQQNRLSYLAVLEHFLGDCLGGRVEPVGASFEGAAIHVFDGAVNVPGLSAFARRVAPPVVQEAPADAEPGDGAGGALDVFVPGESPGETQN